The proteins below are encoded in one region of Primulina huaijiensis isolate GDHJ02 unplaced genomic scaffold, ASM1229523v2 scaffold11895, whole genome shotgun sequence:
- the LOC140965699 gene encoding uncharacterized protein — MVKAFLIKYFPLSKTMKLRSHITTFAQFDQESLYEAWERFKDLLRRCPHHELPLGLVVQTFYYGLLTPNRTMIDAAACGNLLRKTAEEGYELLEEMAASSYHPQSERNNRRRSTGVHQVTDFSAITAQLDVLNRKLDGLNRGSTTMRLQEILCEKCGGEHFVKDCEDDNPFYVQNEAPVNQIGLHNRPRNYPHSNTYNPGWRQHPNFSWGGQNSQNRPQGGQLYGKQPMHRSDPPREEKTNLEQMMSKFISSTETKLQNQEASIKGLENQIGQLAKMIPSREPGTLPSNTETNPKEQVKAIELKSGKILESREKGKNQVPDELNETSKALCDLGASINLMHFSVFRKLGLGEPKPTRMSLQLADRSFKYPRGVIEDVLVKVDKFIFPADFVVLDMEEDMEMPLILGRPFLATGKALIDVQEVKLRLRVGEEEITIDVFNALKHTLHSGSCYRIDAFDAFVSNYVQDSIRDPLEATLTTERAEDELGAEKAEIVAYLNANQPWKRPNKYEIRRFGRSKRLAPSEVKPRGATDA, encoded by the exons ATGGTCAAAGCATTTCTCATTAAATACTTTCCTCTATCAAAGACCATGAAGCTGCGGTCACACATTACAACATTTGCTCAATTCGACCAAGAGTCTTTATATGAGGCATGGGAACGCTTCAAGGATCTACTACGAAGATGCCCACATCACGAATTACCACTTGGGTTAGTCGTTCAAACTTTTTACTATGGTTTGCTTACGCCTAACCGTACTATGATTGATGCTGCTGCTTGTGGGAACTTGTTGAGAAAAACTGCGGAAGAAGGATATGAGTTGTTGGAGGAAATGGCTGCTAGCAGTTATCATCCACAATCTGAAAGGAACAACCGGCGGAGAAGTACAGGAGTTCATCAGGTAACTGATTTTTCTGCAATTACTGCACAACTTGACGTGTTGAACAGGAAACTAGATGGCTTGAACAGGGGTAGCACAACTATGCGTCTTCAAGAGATATTATGTGAAAAGTGTGGAGGTGAACATTTTGTGAAGGACTGTGAAGATGACAATCCATTTTATGTGCAAAACGAGGCACCGGTCAATCAAATAGGGCTCCACAACCGTCCAAGGAATTACCCTCATTCGAATACATACAATCCTGGATGGAGGCAACATcccaacttctcatggggtggCCAAAACAGTCAGAATCGACCACAGGGAGGACAACTATATGGAAAACAACCGATGCACAGATCTGATCCTCCTAGAGAAGAAAAGACCAACCTGGAGCAAATGATGTCTAAGTTTATTTCATCCACTGAAACTAAACTTCAAAACCAAGAAGCATCGATAAAAGGGCTCGAGAATCAAATTGGACAGTTGGCCAAGATGATACCAAGTAGAGAGCCGGGCACCTTGCCAAGTAACACAGAAACAAATCCAAAAGAGCAAGTGAAGGCCATCGAGTTGAAGAGTGGGAAAATTTTAGAGTCgagagaaaaaggaaaaaatcaaGTGCCGGATGAACTGAATGAGACATCTAAAG cgttatgtgatcttggtgcaagtatTAACCTCATGCATTTTTCTGTGTTCAGGAAACTTGGATTGGGAGAACCTAAGCCGACAAGGATGTCTTTACAACTGGCTGACAGATCTTTCAAGTATCCAAGAGGAGTGATTGAGGATGTGTTAGTTAAGGTGGACAAATTTATCTTTCCTGCAGATTTTGTGGTGCTCGACATGGAGGAGGATATGGAGATGCCTCTAATTTTGGGGAGACCGTTCCTTGCAACTGGCAAGGCTCTGATTGATGTGCAGGAAGTGAAGTTAAGATTGAGAGTGGGAGAAGAGGAGATTACTATTGACGTTTTTAATGCACTTAAGCACACACTGCATTCTGGTAGTTGTTATAGAATTGATGCGTTTGATGCTTTTGTGTCTAACTATGTGCAGGATTCTATTAGGGACCCTTTGGAGGCCACTCTTACTACCGAGAGGGCAGAAGATGAATTGGGTGCAGAGAAAGCCGAAATAGTGGCATACCTCAATGCTAACCAGCCATGGAAGAGGCCTAATAAGTATGAGATTAGAAGATTTGGGAGATCGAAGAGACTTGCTCCCTCAGAAGTCAAGCCTAGAGGAGCCACCGACGCTTGA